The DNA sequence GCGAAGAGGACAATGACCTCGTCAGGTGGATAACCGGCGAGCAGCCGGTGCCCGCTCGCTATCAGACGCCGATATTCGAGCGTATTGCCGCCTATCGTCCGGACTTCGACAAGCTCCCCGAAGGGATGAAATAGACCGATGATGCTGGTTGGCCTTGATCCGAAGAAGATTGTCGAAGCACAACGAGAAATCACGATCGGGCCGGTTCCCGCCGGAGCCGAGGCGCTCGTTCTCGCCGAACTCGCGCGTGCGGGCCAGCCGGTCGCCTACATTCTGTCGGACGGTCAACGGATCGCGGATCTGGAGCAGGTGCTTGGCTTTGTGGCGCCCGATATTCCGGTGCTGACGCTGCCGGGTTGGGACTGCCTTCCCTATGACCGCGTGTCGCCAAGCGCCGACACATCCGCGCGGCGTCTCGCAGCACTCAGCGCGCTGATTGCGCACAAGAAGAAACCGCATGCGGCGATCGTGCTGGTGACGGTCAATGCGGCACTTCAGAAGATCTCGCCGCAGGATGTGATCGAGAGCTTGGCGTTCTCTGCCCGACCCGGCAATCAGGTGCGCATGGATGACATCGCCACCCGGCTCGAGCGCAACGGTTTCGAGCGGGTCGCGACCGTGCGCGAAGTGGGTGAATATGCGGTGCGCGGCGGCATCCTCGATGTCTTCGTGCCGGGCAGTGGCGAGCCCCTGCGCCTCGACTTCTTCGGCGATACGCTCGAGACCATCCGCTCCTTCGATCCCGCCAGCCAGCGCACGACCGGCCAGGTCCGCTCTCTCGATCTCAACCCGATGAGCGAGGTGTCGCTGACGCCGGAGACGATCAGCCATTTCCGCAAGCAGTATCTTTCGCTCTTCGGCGCGACGACCCGCGACGACGCGCTCTATCAGGCCGTGTCCGAAGGGCGGCGCTACGCCGGCATGGAGCATTGGCTGCCGCTCTTCTATGACGGGCTGGAGACCGTCTTCGACTATCTCGACGGTTTCCGCATCGTCACCGATCATCTGGCACGCGAAGCCGCGGCCGAGCGCTCGAAGCTCATTCTCGACTATTACGATGCCCGTCTGGCATCGGCCTCTCCCGGCAAGTCGCAGACGACCCAAGGCACGCCCTATAAGCCGGTTCCGCCTGAACTGCTCTATCTGAATTCGCAGGGCTTCAACGCCGCGCTCACCTCGCGCGACGCCATTCGCCTGTCGCCGTTCAACGAGCACGAAGGCGAAGCTCGGCAGGTGATATCGGTGGACGCGCGCCAGGGCATGCGCTGGGCAAAGTCGTCGGGTGAAGGGGAGACGGACAGCGAGCGCGTCAACGTCTTCGACCAGGCGGTCAAGTACATTGCCGAGCGCCGCTCGAAGGGCGCCAAGGTGATTGTCTCGGGCTGGAGCGAAGGGTCGCTGGACCGCCTGTTGCAGGTGCTTGCCGAGCACGGACTTGGCAACATCAAGCCGATCAAGGCACTGGCCGAGGTCAAGAGCCTGAAACCGGGCGAGGCGGGATCGACCGTCCTCAGCATCGAGGCTGGTTTCGAGACCGGCGATCTCGTTGTCATCGGCGAACAGGATATCCTGGGCGACCGCATGGTGCGCCGCTCGAAGCGACGGAAGCGCGGGGCAGACTTCATCGCCGAAGTCGCTGGCCTCGACGAGGGCAGTTACGTCGTGCACGCCGAACACGGTATCGGGCGCTTCGTCGGCCTGCGCACGATCGAGGCCGTTGGCGCACCGCATGATTGCCTCGAGCTCGTCTATGCCGACAATGCCAAGCTCTTCCTGCCGGTCGAAAACATCGAGCTTCTGTCGCGCTATGGGGCGGAAGGCACCGATGCGATCCTCGACAAGCTTGGCGGGGTTGCCTGGCAGGCGCGCAAGGCGAAGCTTAAGAAGCGGCTTCTCGACATGGCGGGTGGCCTCATCCGCATCGCCGCCGAGCGTCATACCCGCCACGCGCCGGTTCTTGTTGCTCAGGATGGCGTGTACGACGAATTCGCCGCGCGCTTCCCCTATGACGAGACCGAGGATCAGCTGAACTCGATCGAGGCCGTGCGCGACGATCTCGGCAGCGGCCGTCCGATGGACCGCCTCGTCTGCGGCGATGTCGGTTTCGGCAAGACGGAGGTTGCACTGCGCGCCGCCTTCATCGCCGCCATGAACGGCGTCCAGGTCGCCGTCGTCGTGCCGACGACGCTGCTCGCGCGCCAGCATTTCAAGACGTTCTCCGAGCGCTTCCGTGGCCTGCCGATCCGCATCCAGCAGGCGTCCCGCCTCGTCGGCTCGAAGGAGCTGGCGCTCACCAAGAAGGAAGTGGCCGACGGCAAGACCGACGTCGTCGTCGGCACCCATGCGCTACTTGGCACTTCGGTTAATTTCGCCAATCTCGGCCTCCTGATCATCGACGAAGAGCAGCACTTTGGCGTCAAGCACAAGGAGCGGCTGAAGGAGCTGAAGTCGGACGTGCACGTGCTGACGCTTTCGGCAACGCCGATCCCGCGCACGCTGCAGCTGGCACTGACGGGCGTGCGCGAACTGTCGCTGATCACCACGCCGCCAGTCGACCGCATGGCGGTGCGCACCTTCATTTCGCCCTTCGACGCGCTGGTCATCCGCGAAACGCTGATGCGCGAACATTATCGCGGCGGCCAGAGCTTCTATGTCTGCCCGCGCTTGAGCGATCTCTCGGAGATCCATGATTTCCTGAAGTCCGACGTTCCGGAGCTGAAGGTAGCCGTTGCCCACGGCCAGATGCCGGCAACCGAGCTCGAGGACATCATGAACGCCTTCTACGACGGGCGTTACGATGTGCTTCTGTCGACGACGATCGTCGAATCCGGTCTCGATGTGCCGACGGCAAACACACTGATCGTCCATCGCGCCGACATGTTCGGTCTCGCCCAGCTTTACCAGCTTCGAGGCCGAGTCGGCCGCTCGAAGGTACGCGCCTTCGCGCTGTTCACGCTGCCGGTCAACAAGACGCTGACGGGCATGGCGGAGCGCCGGTTGAAGGTGCTGCAGTCGCTCGACACGCTCGGTGCCGGCTTCCAGCTGGCGAGCCACGATCTCGATATCCGCGGTGCCGGCAATCTGCTCGGCGAGGAACAGTCCGGCCACATCAAGGAGGTCGGTTTCGAGCTTTACCAGCAGATGCTCGAGGAAGCAGTCGCCGAACTCAAGGGTGAGGAAGAAATCCACGATACCGGCTGGTCACCGCAGATTTCGGTCGGAACGCCGGTCATGATCCCCGAACACTACGTGCCGGACTTGCACCTGAGGCTTGGGCTCTATCGCCGCCTTGGCGAACTGACGGATCTCAAGGAAATCGACGGCTTCGGCGCCGAGATGATCGACCGCTTCGGGCCACTGCCGATCGAGGTCCAGCACCTGCTGAAGATCGTCTACATCAAGTCGTTGTGCCGCACGGCCAATGTCGAAAAGCTCGACGCCGGGCCGAAGGGCGTCGTCGTGCAGTTCCGCAACAAGGAGTTTCCGAATCCGGCAGCACTCGTCGGCTACATCGCCAAGCAGGGTACGCTGGCGAAGATCCGGCCGGACCACAGCGTCTTCCTCCAACGGGAACTGGCGACGCCGGAGAAGCGTCTTTCAGGCGCTGCCATGGTCATGACGCAGCTCGCGGGTCTGGCGAAATAACAAAGTGCCGCGCTGCCGGGTTGATGCGGCAGCGCGGCATGAGCCTCTTTTGTGTGAGAACGGTTCCGGTTCGCCGTTGCGCGATCAGTTCGGCTTGCCGCTCGCCTTCATCTGCGCGATTTCGCGCAGCGCATTCGTAAGCACGTCGACGGATTGGGCCCCCATCACTGCATATTGTCCGTCGAGAATGAAGCAGGGAACACCGGTCACGCCCATCTCGCTGGCCATGCCGACCTCTTCCTTGACTGCGTCCTTGTCGGCATCGGAGGTCAAGAGCGCCGCGATGACGGGGCGGTCAAGCCCGGCCTTCTCGGCGATATCCAGGAGCACGGCGTGATCGCCGACGTTGCGGCCTTCTTCGAAAT is a window from the Ensifer adhaerens genome containing:
- the mfd gene encoding transcription-repair coupling factor codes for the protein MLVGLDPKKIVEAQREITIGPVPAGAEALVLAELARAGQPVAYILSDGQRIADLEQVLGFVAPDIPVLTLPGWDCLPYDRVSPSADTSARRLAALSALIAHKKKPHAAIVLVTVNAALQKISPQDVIESLAFSARPGNQVRMDDIATRLERNGFERVATVREVGEYAVRGGILDVFVPGSGEPLRLDFFGDTLETIRSFDPASQRTTGQVRSLDLNPMSEVSLTPETISHFRKQYLSLFGATTRDDALYQAVSEGRRYAGMEHWLPLFYDGLETVFDYLDGFRIVTDHLAREAAAERSKLILDYYDARLASASPGKSQTTQGTPYKPVPPELLYLNSQGFNAALTSRDAIRLSPFNEHEGEARQVISVDARQGMRWAKSSGEGETDSERVNVFDQAVKYIAERRSKGAKVIVSGWSEGSLDRLLQVLAEHGLGNIKPIKALAEVKSLKPGEAGSTVLSIEAGFETGDLVVIGEQDILGDRMVRRSKRRKRGADFIAEVAGLDEGSYVVHAEHGIGRFVGLRTIEAVGAPHDCLELVYADNAKLFLPVENIELLSRYGAEGTDAILDKLGGVAWQARKAKLKKRLLDMAGGLIRIAAERHTRHAPVLVAQDGVYDEFAARFPYDETEDQLNSIEAVRDDLGSGRPMDRLVCGDVGFGKTEVALRAAFIAAMNGVQVAVVVPTTLLARQHFKTFSERFRGLPIRIQQASRLVGSKELALTKKEVADGKTDVVVGTHALLGTSVNFANLGLLIIDEEQHFGVKHKERLKELKSDVHVLTLSATPIPRTLQLALTGVRELSLITTPPVDRMAVRTFISPFDALVIRETLMREHYRGGQSFYVCPRLSDLSEIHDFLKSDVPELKVAVAHGQMPATELEDIMNAFYDGRYDVLLSTTIVESGLDVPTANTLIVHRADMFGLAQLYQLRGRVGRSKVRAFALFTLPVNKTLTGMAERRLKVLQSLDTLGAGFQLASHDLDIRGAGNLLGEEQSGHIKEVGFELYQQMLEEAVAELKGEEEIHDTGWSPQISVGTPVMIPEHYVPDLHLRLGLYRRLGELTDLKEIDGFGAEMIDRFGPLPIEVQHLLKIVYIKSLCRTANVEKLDAGPKGVVVQFRNKEFPNPAALVGYIAKQGTLAKIRPDHSVFLQRELATPEKRLSGAAMVMTQLAGLAK